The following are from one region of the Terriglobales bacterium genome:
- a CDS encoding DNA polymerase Y family protein: MFACLHLPDFPVAAMIRLEPGLRRQAVAVVDGAPPLERVLAANEAARAAGVEPGMAQLQAEALSGLKLRRHSLAQEAAAHAALLDAATAFSPRVEDAAADTVLLDLAGLGSLFGPPEKIARALAARCAALGLECRVAVAANPEAARHAARGFSGVTVIPHGQEAARLGPLPVDVLEPAPEILETLDRWGVRTLRALAALPAVAVAERLGQAGVELQKLARGEGARVLRPVEPPLCFEETLELEHPVELLEPLAFVLGRLLDQLCARLAARALAAQELRLSLALEPITRSPDHPITRFERVLRLPVPMLDAKLFLKLLQLDLQSHPPPAPVVKVTLAAEPAPPRPGQSGLFLPLAPEPEKLELTLARLGRVVGEKRLGAVEILDSHRPDAHRMQRFRIAPQRLKPRERNARSFDSRFALAQDDRQKRARLAVRRFRPPLPARVQARNGRPVSVFFRGARATVLDLAGPWHNSGEWWTEQGWAREEWDVVLATAEGNSSYRIYREGNGWFVEGEYD; this comes from the coding sequence ATGTTCGCTTGCCTCCATCTTCCCGACTTCCCCGTGGCCGCGATGATACGCCTCGAGCCGGGACTCCGCCGCCAGGCGGTGGCGGTGGTGGACGGCGCACCACCGCTGGAGCGCGTGCTGGCCGCCAATGAAGCGGCACGCGCCGCCGGGGTGGAACCGGGCATGGCCCAGCTCCAGGCCGAGGCCCTGTCTGGGCTGAAGCTCCGTCGCCACTCGCTCGCGCAGGAGGCCGCCGCGCACGCTGCCCTGCTCGACGCCGCCACTGCCTTCTCCCCGCGAGTGGAAGATGCCGCCGCCGACACTGTGCTGCTCGACCTCGCCGGCCTGGGCTCGCTCTTCGGCCCGCCGGAAAAAATCGCGAGAGCGTTGGCGGCGCGCTGTGCCGCGCTCGGCCTGGAATGCCGTGTCGCCGTGGCTGCCAATCCCGAGGCCGCCCGCCACGCCGCTCGCGGCTTTTCCGGCGTCACCGTCATTCCTCACGGCCAGGAAGCGGCGCGCCTGGGCCCTCTGCCGGTAGACGTCCTCGAGCCTGCGCCCGAGATCCTGGAGACGCTCGACCGCTGGGGAGTACGCACCCTGCGCGCGCTGGCGGCGCTGCCCGCGGTGGCCGTGGCCGAACGCCTGGGACAGGCCGGGGTCGAGCTGCAGAAGCTGGCGCGCGGCGAGGGCGCGCGCGTCCTTCGCCCTGTCGAGCCGCCGCTCTGCTTCGAGGAGACCCTGGAGCTGGAGCATCCGGTGGAGTTGCTGGAGCCCCTGGCCTTCGTCCTCGGCCGCCTGCTGGATCAGCTCTGTGCGCGGCTGGCCGCGCGGGCGCTAGCGGCGCAGGAGCTGCGGCTTTCGCTGGCACTCGAACCGATCACCCGATCACCCGATCACCCGATCACCCGATTCGAGCGGGTCCTTCGTCTTCCCGTCCCCATGTTGGACGCAAAGCTTTTCCTCAAGCTCCTGCAGCTCGACCTGCAGTCGCACCCGCCGCCCGCGCCCGTGGTGAAGGTCACGCTGGCAGCTGAGCCGGCGCCGCCGCGCCCCGGGCAGAGCGGTCTGTTTCTCCCTTTGGCGCCGGAGCCGGAAAAGCTGGAGTTGACGCTGGCCCGCTTGGGCCGAGTAGTGGGTGAAAAGCGGCTGGGCGCGGTGGAGATCCTCGACTCGCATCGCCCCGACGCGCATCGCATGCAGCGCTTCCGGATCGCGCCGCAGAGGCTAAAGCCCAGGGAGCGAAACGCAAGGTCCTTCGACTCGCGCTTCGCGCTCGCTCAGGATGACAGACAAAAAAGAGCGCGGCTGGCGGTGCGCCGCTTCCGCCCGCCGCTGCCCGCGCGTGTGCAGGCGCGGAACGGACGCCCGGTGAGTGTCTTCTTCCGCGGCGCGCGCGCCACGGTGCTCGACCTCGCCGGGCCCTGGCACAACTCCGGCGAGTGGTGGACCGAGCAGGGCTGGGCGCGCGAGGAGTGGGACGTGGTCCTCGCCACCGCAGAAGGCAATTCTTCCTACCGCATCTATCGCGAGGGCAACGGATGGTTCGTGGAAGGAGAGTATG
- a CDS encoding SUMF1/EgtB/PvdO family nonheme iron enzyme — MSAAATAEMLERREALARGRALTDSLFAEVRSDAFYDRPIPERHRILFYLGHLEAFDWNLMARALGRPPIRQELDRLFAFGIDPAPGQLPQDQPGDWPSLEQTRAYVREVRQALDFVLELVPEEVFSMAVEHRLMHAETFTYMLHNLARERRRASGFSLDASAPAAAQRMVEIPAGSATLGRMRGSGFGWDNEFEAHRQEVAGFAISRYKITNAQYLEFVKDGGEAPHYWQQRNGHWHYRGWSAELVVPNHLPVYVSQQQALRYAQWAGQSLPTEAQFQRAAFGTAEGRERTYPWGEEAPEVRHGNFHFFHRDLVPVTATPAGDSAFGVSQLVGNGWEWTSSVFAPFPGFAAAPLYPGYSANFFDGDHYVLKGASSATHARLLRPGFRNWFRKSYPYAYATFRLVEN; from the coding sequence ATGAGTGCGGCGGCCACTGCCGAGATGCTGGAACGGCGCGAGGCGCTGGCCCGCGGGCGCGCGCTCACGGACTCACTCTTCGCCGAAGTCCGCTCCGACGCTTTCTACGACCGCCCCATCCCGGAGCGTCACCGCATCCTCTTCTACCTGGGACACCTGGAGGCCTTCGACTGGAACCTGATGGCGCGCGCGCTGGGCCGCCCGCCCATCCGCCAGGAACTGGACCGGCTTTTCGCTTTTGGCATCGACCCTGCGCCCGGCCAACTTCCCCAGGACCAGCCCGGCGACTGGCCCAGCCTGGAGCAGACGCGCGCGTACGTGCGCGAGGTGCGGCAGGCGCTCGACTTCGTCCTCGAGCTGGTGCCCGAGGAGGTCTTCAGCATGGCCGTGGAGCACCGGCTGATGCACGCCGAAACCTTCACCTACATGCTGCACAACCTGGCCCGCGAACGTCGCCGCGCTAGCGGCTTTTCCCTGGATGCCAGCGCTCCGGCCGCGGCGCAGAGGATGGTCGAGATCCCGGCAGGCAGCGCCACCCTGGGACGAATGCGGGGCTCCGGCTTCGGCTGGGACAACGAGTTCGAGGCCCACCGGCAGGAGGTGGCGGGCTTCGCCATCAGCCGCTACAAGATCACCAACGCGCAGTACCTGGAGTTCGTGAAGGACGGCGGCGAGGCGCCGCACTACTGGCAGCAGCGCAATGGCCACTGGCACTACCGTGGGTGGTCGGCGGAATTGGTGGTGCCCAACCACCTGCCGGTCTACGTCAGCCAGCAGCAGGCCCTCCGGTACGCGCAGTGGGCCGGCCAGTCGCTGCCCACGGAAGCGCAGTTCCAGCGCGCCGCCTTCGGGACAGCGGAAGGAAGGGAACGCACCTACCCCTGGGGTGAGGAAGCGCCGGAGGTCCGCCACGGCAACTTCCACTTCTTTCATCGCGACCTGGTGCCGGTGACGGCGACACCCGCGGGCGACAGCGCTTTCGGCGTCTCGCAACTGGTGGGCAACGGCTGGGAGTGGACCTCCAGCGTCTTCGCGCCGTTTCCCGGCTTCGCCGCCGCGCCGCTCTATCCCGGTTACTCCGCCAACTTCTTCGACGGCGACCACTACGTGCTGAAGGGCGCATCGTCCGCCACCCACGCGCGGCTGCTGCGGCCGGGATTCCGCAACTGGTTCCGCAAGAGCTATCCCTACGCCTACGCGACCTTCCGGCTGGTGGAGAACTGA
- a CDS encoding YceI family protein encodes MIKLRIPHLILALALAGAAQAQVRAIDIQKSTMTVRVSKAGLLSFAGHDHEIRAPLAEGQVDDSRAVSLRVDVKQLQVMDKEISDKDRAEIQHTMLGPEVLDSQQFPEIRFRSTAVAAAGPERWTVHGDLTLHGQTHAIVLQASGEPGHYRGSVTLKQKDFGIKPYSAAGGTVKVKNEVEIVFEIFTTSQTAAAPAAAKAEAAAPAADTTR; translated from the coding sequence GTGATCAAGTTGAGGATCCCCCACCTGATTCTGGCGCTGGCCCTGGCCGGGGCGGCGCAAGCGCAAGTCCGCGCCATCGATATCCAGAAGTCCACCATGACGGTGCGTGTCAGCAAGGCAGGGCTGCTGAGCTTCGCCGGACACGACCACGAGATCCGCGCGCCTCTGGCCGAGGGCCAGGTGGACGACTCACGCGCCGTCAGCCTGCGCGTGGACGTGAAACAACTGCAGGTGATGGACAAGGAGATCTCCGATAAGGACCGCGCCGAGATCCAGCACACCATGCTGGGCCCCGAGGTGCTCGACAGCCAGCAGTTTCCCGAGATCCGCTTTCGCTCCACCGCGGTCGCGGCCGCGGGCCCGGAGCGGTGGACGGTGCACGGCGACCTGACCCTGCACGGCCAGACCCATGCCATCGTGCTCCAGGCCAGCGGCGAGCCCGGACACTACCGCGGCTCGGTCACCCTCAAGCAGAAGGACTTCGGCATCAAGCCCTACAGCGCCGCCGGCGGCACCGTCAAGGTGAAGAACGAGGTGGAGATCGTCTTCGAGATCTTCACCACGTCCCAGACGGCAGCCGCACCCGCGGCTGCGAAGGCCGAGGCTGCTGCCCCGGCGGCCGATACCACTCGCTGA